A window from Theropithecus gelada isolate Dixy chromosome 1, Tgel_1.0, whole genome shotgun sequence encodes these proteins:
- the MRPL55 gene encoding 39S ribosomal protein L55, mitochondrial isoform X1, translated as MAAVGSLLGLLRQSTMKATEPALRHLHTSSWQADSSRASLSRVHRQAYARLYPVLLVKQDGSTIHIRYREPRRMLAMPIDLDTLSPEERRARLRKREAQLQPRKEYEQELSDDFHVEHYQQFWNRTKK; from the exons CCTGCTGAGGCAGAGCACCATGAAGGCCACCGAACCTGCACTCCGCCACCTGCACACATCCTCCTGGCAGGCCGACAGCAGCAGGGCCTCACTCAGTCGTGTGCACCGCCAAGCTTATGCACGACTCTACCCTGTACTGCTGGTGAAGCAGGATGGCTCCACCATCCACATCCGCTACAGGGAGCCGCGGCGCATGCTGGCG ATGCCCATAGATCTGGACACCTTGTCTCCTGAGGAACGCCGGGCCAGGCTGCGGAAGCGTGAGGCTCAGCTCCAGCCGAGGAAGGAGTACGAGCAAGAGCTCAGTGATGACTTTCATGTGGAGCACTACCAACAGTTCTGGAACAGGACCAAGAAGTGA
- the MRPL55 gene encoding 39S ribosomal protein L55, mitochondrial isoform X2, whose protein sequence is MKATEPALRHLHTSSWQADSSRASLSRVHRQAYARLYPVLLVKQDGSTIHIRYREPRRMLAMPIDLDTLSPEERRARLRKREAQLQPRKEYEQELSDDFHVEHYQQFWNRTKK, encoded by the exons ATGAAGGCCACCGAACCTGCACTCCGCCACCTGCACACATCCTCCTGGCAGGCCGACAGCAGCAGGGCCTCACTCAGTCGTGTGCACCGCCAAGCTTATGCACGACTCTACCCTGTACTGCTGGTGAAGCAGGATGGCTCCACCATCCACATCCGCTACAGGGAGCCGCGGCGCATGCTGGCG ATGCCCATAGATCTGGACACCTTGTCTCCTGAGGAACGCCGGGCCAGGCTGCGGAAGCGTGAGGCTCAGCTCCAGCCGAGGAAGGAGTACGAGCAAGAGCTCAGTGATGACTTTCATGTGGAGCACTACCAACAGTTCTGGAACAGGACCAAGAAGTGA